One window from the genome of Halomicrobium zhouii encodes:
- a CDS encoding extracellular solute-binding protein, whose protein sequence is MTERDQDSTRERLRGRRRFLAGLGAAGIGGLAGCTGLLGEDGSAGNGNGSGNETSASEAGFGEFRGSGPLAEDREELQGTRIADLPDLSGELTIYLGGGEGGLYRDLLARFQEIYPDFTVNPRESGTADAANTIISEGDATPADVFWSVDAGSLSAVANEGLTASLPSEVVDPVPEEFHPDDAWVGTAGRARAVPYNTNELSADDVPDTVMDFPETEGMASAMGWAPTYGAFQAFVTAMRLIEGEDATRQWLQDMVDAGVTEYNNEFLVSNAVADGELNAGFANHYYALRVQASRPDAPLDLAFTSGDAGALINVAGAAVLGASENTDLANNFLRHLLSAEAQEFFATRTYAYPMVEGIPPVGGLPSIDELNPPSIDLSELSDLQPTLELMREVGVL, encoded by the coding sequence ATGACTGAGCGAGACCAGGATTCGACGCGGGAACGTCTGCGAGGCCGTCGCCGATTCCTCGCCGGCCTCGGAGCCGCCGGTATCGGCGGGCTGGCCGGCTGTACCGGCTTGCTGGGCGAGGACGGGTCGGCCGGCAACGGCAACGGTTCGGGCAACGAGACCAGCGCCAGCGAGGCGGGCTTCGGCGAGTTCCGTGGGTCGGGCCCGCTCGCCGAGGACCGCGAGGAACTGCAGGGTACCCGCATCGCCGACCTCCCCGATCTGTCGGGCGAACTGACGATCTACCTGGGCGGCGGCGAGGGCGGGCTCTACCGCGACCTGCTCGCGCGCTTCCAGGAGATTTACCCCGATTTCACCGTCAATCCCCGCGAGTCGGGGACCGCAGACGCCGCGAACACGATCATCAGCGAAGGCGACGCGACGCCCGCCGACGTGTTCTGGTCCGTCGACGCCGGGTCGCTCTCCGCGGTGGCCAACGAGGGACTCACCGCCTCGCTGCCCTCGGAAGTCGTCGACCCGGTCCCCGAAGAGTTCCACCCCGACGACGCGTGGGTCGGGACCGCCGGACGCGCCCGAGCGGTACCGTACAACACGAACGAGCTCTCGGCCGACGACGTGCCGGACACCGTCATGGACTTCCCGGAGACCGAGGGGATGGCCAGCGCGATGGGGTGGGCCCCGACCTACGGCGCCTTCCAGGCGTTCGTCACCGCGATGCGCCTCATCGAGGGCGAAGACGCCACCCGACAGTGGCTCCAGGACATGGTCGACGCAGGCGTCACCGAGTACAACAACGAGTTCCTAGTGTCGAACGCCGTCGCGGACGGTGAGTTGAACGCCGGCTTCGCGAACCACTACTACGCGCTCCGCGTGCAGGCCTCCCGTCCCGACGCGCCCCTCGACCTGGCGTTCACGAGTGGTGACGCGGGCGCGCTGATCAACGTCGCCGGCGCGGCCGTCCTCGGCGCGAGCGAGAACACAGACCTGGCGAACAACTTCCTGCGCCACCTGCTCTCGGCGGAGGCCCAGGAGTTCTTCGCTACCCGGACCTACGCCTACCCGATGGTCGAGGGCATCCCGCCGGTCGGCGGCCTCCCCTCCATCGACGAGCTGAACCCGCCCTCGATCGACCTCTCGGAGCTCTCGGACCTCCAGCCGACGCTCGAACTGATGCGGGAGGTGGGCGTCCTCTGA
- a CDS encoding alpha-1 4-glucan-protein synthase gives MTEKQDVCVVVPTIREYECMREYVANAREHGFDTDRLFVVLVTEDFCDTDEMERMLVEEDVDGTVFDGSAREEWFRAQGIEEYSHLIPEASHAQTSFGLLYLWAHERFEYGVFIDDDTRPHADQDFFGTHMANLDHEGPVETVGSDESWVNVLYQSEHDLYPRGYPYAAMDESVETSRSEVDSVVASQGLWTNVPDLDAVRILMDGDLEGQAQTRTAVEDFDRDFVAAEGQYLTVCSMNLAFRREVVPAFYQFPMDDNRWDVGRFDDIWSGLTLKRACDVLDRQIYNGGPLCHHDKAPRSTFDDLANEVAGLELNEHVWEVLDDAAADADSFAEAFADMADALAEGEFDEWNNGAFLNHCGEYMRDWLDCLAAIDPTGMPVDAGAEAPEVVADD, from the coding sequence ATGACTGAGAAACAGGACGTCTGCGTCGTCGTCCCGACGATTCGAGAGTACGAGTGCATGCGAGAGTACGTCGCTAACGCGCGCGAGCACGGGTTCGACACCGATCGGCTGTTCGTCGTCCTCGTCACCGAGGACTTCTGTGACACCGACGAGATGGAGCGGATGCTCGTCGAGGAGGACGTCGACGGCACGGTGTTCGACGGGAGCGCCCGCGAGGAGTGGTTCCGCGCGCAGGGCATCGAGGAGTACAGCCACCTGATCCCCGAGGCGAGCCACGCCCAGACTTCCTTCGGCCTGCTGTACCTCTGGGCCCACGAGCGCTTCGAGTACGGCGTCTTCATCGACGACGACACCCGACCCCACGCCGACCAGGACTTCTTCGGCACCCACATGGCGAACCTCGACCACGAGGGCCCCGTCGAGACCGTCGGGTCCGACGAGTCCTGGGTCAACGTCCTCTACCAGAGCGAGCACGACCTGTACCCGCGCGGGTACCCCTACGCAGCGATGGACGAGAGCGTCGAGACGAGCAGGTCGGAAGTCGACTCCGTCGTCGCCTCCCAGGGCCTGTGGACGAACGTCCCCGACCTCGACGCCGTCCGCATCCTGATGGACGGCGACCTGGAAGGCCAGGCCCAGACCCGGACCGCGGTCGAGGACTTCGACCGGGATTTCGTCGCAGCCGAGGGCCAGTATCTCACCGTCTGCTCGATGAACCTGGCCTTCCGCCGGGAGGTCGTCCCCGCGTTCTACCAGTTCCCCATGGACGACAACCGCTGGGACGTCGGTCGCTTCGACGACATCTGGTCCGGCCTCACGCTCAAGCGGGCCTGCGACGTGCTCGACAGGCAAATCTACAACGGCGGCCCGCTCTGTCACCACGACAAGGCGCCCCGCTCGACGTTCGACGACCTGGCCAACGAAGTGGCGGGCCTCGAACTGAACGAGCACGTCTGGGAGGTGCTCGACGACGCCGCCGCCGACGCCGATTCCTTCGCCGAGGCCTTCGCGGACATGGCCGACGCCCTCGCCGAGGGAGAGTTCGACGAGTGGAACAACGGCGCCTTCCTCAACCACTGCGGCGAGTACATGCGCGACTGGCTCGACTGTCTCGCGGCCATCGACCCGACCGGGATGCCGGTCGACGCCGGTGCCGAGGCCCCGGAGGTGGTCGCCGATGACTGA
- a CDS encoding GMC family oxidoreductase yields MSSQGGADVDRTPADSRRSSSEPGRTEFDRTPSDRVDVCIVGAGPSGALIAAELSAAGHDVVVLDAGPRFDPADREDEMENHLRPGNREPLWGMGGERDAYTSSGDRHYPLNATRVKGIGGSTLHWQGMVMRLHEQDFELDSAVGLGADWPISYDDLRPYYAAAEEAFSVAGASDNPFSPPREEPHPLPAFPPSYSDSLFAEACESLGITTHSVPNARNSEATDEAGACVGYGTCKPVCPSGAKYDATRHVDVAVANGARVLDRVPVQRLEHDDSGERVTTAVYARPDGEEHRQEAREFVLAAGGVETPRLLLLSESEQYPDGLANSSGLVGRYFMDHLFAGVGGTLDQRTRQKHVGFNTTESHQFYDRPDDSRTAIKLEFLNYAGPAPADVAMGSDNFGDDLLNEIRSAYGNHVAMGALVEQLPRKENRVRLDRSRTDDHGNPVPDVVWRLDEDTRRTIRRANEIQRSVLEELGAEITWTVGPEDTGPAFHHMGTTRMGTDPSESVVDPQLCTHDLANLTVAGSSVFVTGGAMNPTLTIAALSLKAADHLRDRL; encoded by the coding sequence ATGAGTAGCCAGGGCGGAGCCGACGTGGACCGGACGCCGGCTGACTCCCGCAGGTCGTCATCCGAGCCCGGTCGAACCGAGTTCGACCGGACGCCCTCGGATCGGGTGGACGTCTGTATCGTCGGCGCTGGGCCGTCCGGCGCGCTGATCGCGGCGGAGCTATCCGCCGCGGGCCACGACGTCGTCGTCCTCGACGCCGGGCCAAGATTCGACCCGGCCGACCGAGAGGACGAGATGGAGAATCACCTCCGGCCGGGGAACCGCGAGCCGCTGTGGGGGATGGGCGGCGAGCGGGACGCCTACACCTCGTCGGGCGACCGCCACTATCCGCTGAACGCGACCCGCGTCAAGGGAATCGGCGGGAGCACGCTCCACTGGCAGGGGATGGTGATGCGGCTCCACGAACAGGACTTCGAACTCGACAGCGCGGTGGGCCTGGGGGCGGACTGGCCGATATCCTACGACGACCTGCGGCCGTACTACGCGGCCGCCGAGGAGGCGTTCTCGGTCGCGGGCGCCTCGGACAACCCCTTCTCGCCGCCCCGCGAGGAGCCCCACCCACTGCCGGCGTTTCCGCCGTCCTACAGCGACTCGCTCTTCGCCGAGGCCTGCGAGTCGCTGGGCATCACCACCCACTCGGTGCCGAACGCGCGCAACTCGGAGGCGACCGACGAGGCCGGCGCCTGCGTCGGCTACGGGACCTGCAAGCCGGTGTGTCCGTCGGGGGCGAAGTACGACGCGACGCGCCACGTCGACGTCGCGGTGGCGAACGGCGCCCGGGTCCTGGACCGTGTTCCGGTCCAGCGCCTCGAACACGACGACTCGGGCGAGCGGGTGACGACGGCCGTGTACGCGAGGCCGGACGGCGAGGAACACCGCCAGGAGGCCCGCGAGTTCGTCCTCGCTGCCGGTGGCGTCGAGACGCCTCGCTTGCTGTTGCTCTCGGAGTCCGAACAGTATCCAGACGGGCTCGCGAACTCCTCGGGACTGGTCGGGCGGTACTTCATGGACCACCTGTTCGCCGGCGTCGGCGGGACGCTCGACCAGCGAACGCGCCAGAAACACGTCGGCTTCAACACGACCGAGAGCCACCAGTTCTACGACCGACCGGACGACTCCCGGACGGCGATCAAGCTGGAGTTCCTGAACTACGCGGGGCCGGCGCCCGCCGACGTGGCGATGGGGTCCGACAACTTCGGCGACGACCTGTTGAACGAGATCCGGTCGGCGTACGGCAACCACGTCGCGATGGGGGCGCTGGTCGAGCAGTTGCCCCGGAAGGAGAACCGGGTGAGACTCGACCGCTCGCGGACCGACGACCACGGCAACCCCGTGCCGGACGTCGTCTGGCGCCTCGACGAGGACACGCGGAGAACTATTCGGCGGGCCAACGAGATACAGCGCTCCGTCCTCGAGGAACTGGGCGCGGAGATAACGTGGACCGTCGGCCCCGAGGACACGGGGCCAGCATTCCACCACATGGGGACCACCCGGATGGGGACCGACCCGTCCGAGAGCGTCGTGGATCCGCAACTGTGCACCCACGACCTGGCGAACCTCACCGTCGCCGGCAGCTCCGTCTTCGTCACCGGCGGCGCGATGAACCCGACGCTGACGATCGCAGCGCTCTCCCTGAAAGCCGCGGACCACCTGAGGGACAGGTTGTGA
- a CDS encoding gluconate 2-dehydrogenase subunit 3 family protein, producing MELTRRDVLGALSAAGVGSVSGCSDLLEGGAVGESPTDDDPVTDHDVETLVALAEVVYPSGVTEIGSFVREYSVARVRDDASYARGVGETVARLDDYVAEWHDDSYTDLAPSTRADVLDQMGVDAADPDPGGVASERIRYYLVNELLYAFYASPTGAGLVGLENPPGHPGGTTSYQEGPHE from the coding sequence ATGGAACTGACGCGTCGAGACGTGCTCGGAGCGCTCTCCGCGGCCGGCGTCGGTTCCGTCAGCGGCTGCTCGGATCTGCTCGAGGGCGGGGCGGTCGGTGAGAGCCCGACCGACGACGACCCGGTCACGGACCACGACGTCGAGACGCTCGTCGCCCTGGCCGAGGTCGTCTATCCCTCCGGCGTAACGGAGATCGGCTCGTTCGTTCGCGAGTACTCCGTCGCACGAGTCCGGGACGACGCGTCCTACGCCCGCGGCGTCGGCGAGACGGTGGCACGGCTTGACGACTACGTCGCGGAGTGGCACGACGACTCCTACACCGACCTCGCCCCGTCCACCCGTGCGGACGTGCTGGACCAGATGGGCGTGGACGCCGCGGACCCCGACCCCGGGGGTGTCGCGAGCGAGCGGATCCGGTACTACCTCGTAAACGAACTACTGTACGCCTTCTACGCGTCGCCCACCGGCGCAGGGCTAGTAGGCCTGGAGAATCCCCCGGGCCATCCCGGTGGGACGACGTCCTACCAGGAGGGACCACATGAGTAG